A single region of the Sorghum bicolor cultivar BTx623 chromosome 9, Sorghum_bicolor_NCBIv3, whole genome shotgun sequence genome encodes:
- the LOC8066749 gene encoding uncharacterized protein LOC8066749: MRKVCANLDREDGLDTVLEVPVPELYKEPSSSGHGRRRRRTVKAWVWSRMDQHHRRYGALPSQADVQLMLGVIGAPLVPQPIEARKAMAGEDIKEEPLEVSKAKYIVEQYVAASGGEPALSAATSMYAVGKVLMRATKGQKAKTGMGVVHGGGDIAGGFVVWQKRPEMWCVEMVVAGGTKMSAGSDGKVAWRQTPWQQAHASRGPPRPLRRCVQGLDPKSTANLFSTATWVGEKTIDGDDCFVLRVDADPLALRARSSADVEVVRHAVWGYFSQRTGLLDRLEDSHLLRIRMQGASSAQTAYWETSMESSIGDYRAVNGINIAHAGRTVVSLSRFGSSANDQDDGSDTDVLGSKRTCTCMEETWSIEEVDFNIMGLSTECFLPPRDLVPCSSKPVEKEHCAGLDHSCKKEDAVGTVPATSAVVGSCDPAAVDVKYKNSDGGVRPLATARKALVPAGTGLSWFGTAKVVAVDTAAE; this comes from the exons ATGAGGAAGGTGTGCGCCAACCTAGACCGGGAGGATGGCCTCGACACAGTGCTCGAGGTGCCTGTCCCTGAGCTCTACAAGGAGCCATCGTCGTCTGGCCAcggccggcgccggcgacgcACGGTAAAGGCATGGGTGTGGTCGCGCATGGATCAGCACCACCGACGATATGGCGCGCTGCCTTCCCAGGCCGATGTGCAGctaatgctcggcgtgatcggCGCGCCTCTAGTGCCGCAGCCCATTGAGGCTAGGAAAGCCATGGCCGGAGAGGACATCAAGGAGGAGCCCCTT GAGGTGTCGAAGGCCAAGTACATCGTGGAGCAGTACGTCGCGGCGTCAGGAGGCGAGCCGGCACTGAGCGCGGCGACGAGCATGTACGCTGTGGGGAAGGTACTGATGAGGGCGACAAAGGGTCAGAAAGCCAAGACGGGAATGGGCGTGGTCCACGGCGGTGGCGACATTGCCGGTGGCTTCGTGGTGTGGCAGAAGAGGCCGGAGATGTGGTGCGTGGAAATGGTAGTGGCCGGCGGCACCAAGATGAGCGCCGGGAGCGACGGCAAAGTCGCCTGGCGCCAGACGCCCTGGCAGCAGGCCCACGCTTCACGGGGTCCCCCGAGGCCTCTCCGCCGATGCGTGCAG GGTCTTGATCCGAAATCAACGGCAAACCTCTTCTCCACAGCCACGTGGGTGGGCGAGAAGACCATCGACGGCGACGACTGCTTCGTGCTCCGCGTTGACGCCGACCCCTTGGCTCTACGCGCGCGGAGTAGCGCCGACGTCGAGGTCGTCAGGCACGCCGTTTGGGGATACTTCAGCCAGAGGACGGGGCTGCTGGACCGCCTCGAGGACAGCCACCTGCTGCGCATACGCATGCAGGGCGCGTCGTCCGCCCAGACCGCGTACTGGGAGACCTCTATGGAGTCGTCAATCGGCGACTACCGCGCCGTCAACGGCATCAACATCGCGCACGCTGGCCGCACCGTTGTGTCGCTGTCCCGATTCGGCAGCAGCGCCAACGACCAAGACGATGGCTCCGACACCGACGTGCTTGGCAGCAAGAGGACGTGCACATGCATGGAGGAAACGTGGAGCATCGAGGAGGTCGACTTCAACATCATGGGCCTGTCCACGGAGTGCTTCTTGCCTCCGAGAGACCTGGTACCTTGCAGCTCTAAACCAGTGGAGAAAGAGCATTGCGCTGGCCTTGACCACAGCTGCAAGAAAGAAGACGCGGTTGGTACCGTTCCTGCTACAAGTGCGGTCGTTGGTAGTTGCGACCCAGCTGCAGTCGACGTAAAGTACAAGAACAGTGATGGCGGTGTCCGACCGCTGGCCACGGCGAGAAAGGCTCTTGTTCCGGCGGGAACAGGGCTATCCTGGTTCGGGACTGCCAAGGTTGTGGCTGTCGACACCGCCGCCGAGTAA